From Haloarcula hispanica ATCC 33960, the proteins below share one genomic window:
- the polX gene encoding DNA polymerase/3'-5' exonuclease PolX translates to MSRNDEIATLLEEFADLLDAKGVEYKPRAYRRAAENIRDFPGAIEGLAAEGEDSVGEIDAVGDAISSKVVEYVNTGEIEELTELREELPVEMDALTAVEGVGPKSVGSLYEALGITTLDELESAAEAGRIQEVSGFGAKTEQNILDNIDFAREAHERSLLGEARPYGDRIREYMTGGDAVEECALGGSIRRWRPTIGDVDVLVGSTDPEAVVERFADWEGLDRVIESGETKASAYADDVRVDLRIVDPSEFGAALQYFTGSKDHNVAVRNRAIERDLKVNEYGVFDVEGVEDDDQRAGELVASETEDAVYDALGMEWVPPELRENRGEVEAAANGSLPDLLAEGEVRGDIHTHTNWSDGRNTIAEMVEGAAAFGHDYLAVTDHATGPGMVGGVGVPDEKLREQIVEVESVAADADIDVFTGVEANIAADGSVSVADDLLADLDVVVASPHAALDGDGTDRLVAAAEHPDVNVIGHPTGRYLNRREGLDVDIKRLAEVAAASDTALEINANPARLDLGGGAVKQALEAGATIAINTDAHSPRDLELLRYGVHTARRGWVETDDVLNTRDAEDLREFLDA, encoded by the coding sequence ATGAGCCGGAACGACGAAATCGCGACACTGCTCGAAGAGTTTGCCGACCTGCTGGACGCGAAAGGGGTGGAGTACAAGCCCCGAGCCTACCGCCGGGCGGCCGAGAACATCAGGGACTTCCCCGGGGCTATTGAGGGCCTCGCCGCGGAGGGGGAAGACAGCGTCGGCGAAATCGACGCCGTCGGCGATGCAATCTCCTCGAAGGTCGTTGAATACGTCAACACTGGCGAAATCGAGGAGCTAACCGAACTCCGCGAGGAACTCCCAGTCGAGATGGATGCTCTCACGGCGGTCGAGGGCGTGGGACCGAAATCCGTCGGCTCGCTGTACGAGGCGCTTGGCATCACCACCCTCGACGAACTGGAGTCGGCTGCCGAAGCCGGCAGGATACAGGAAGTCTCGGGCTTCGGGGCGAAAACGGAGCAGAACATCCTCGACAACATCGACTTCGCCCGCGAGGCCCACGAGCGGTCGCTGCTCGGCGAGGCGCGGCCGTACGGCGACCGGATTCGAGAGTACATGACCGGCGGCGACGCCGTCGAGGAGTGCGCGCTCGGTGGATCGATTCGTCGCTGGCGACCGACCATCGGCGACGTGGACGTGCTCGTCGGGAGCACCGATCCCGAGGCCGTCGTCGAGCGGTTCGCCGACTGGGAGGGACTCGACCGGGTCATCGAGTCCGGCGAGACGAAAGCGAGCGCCTACGCGGACGACGTTCGGGTCGACCTGCGGATCGTCGACCCATCGGAGTTCGGCGCGGCGCTGCAGTATTTCACCGGCAGCAAGGACCACAACGTGGCGGTCCGCAACCGCGCTATCGAGCGGGATCTGAAGGTCAACGAGTACGGGGTCTTCGATGTCGAGGGCGTTGAGGATGACGACCAGCGGGCCGGTGAACTAGTGGCCAGCGAAACCGAGGACGCAGTGTACGACGCGCTGGGCATGGAGTGGGTGCCGCCGGAACTCCGCGAGAACCGCGGCGAGGTCGAAGCCGCCGCCAACGGGTCGCTCCCGGACCTCCTCGCCGAGGGCGAGGTCCGCGGCGATATCCACACCCACACGAACTGGTCGGACGGCCGTAACACGATTGCGGAGATGGTCGAAGGGGCCGCCGCGTTCGGTCACGACTACCTCGCGGTCACGGACCACGCGACGGGGCCGGGGATGGTCGGCGGCGTCGGCGTCCCGGACGAGAAACTCCGCGAGCAGATAGTAGAGGTCGAGTCGGTCGCGGCGGACGCCGACATCGACGTGTTCACCGGCGTCGAGGCCAACATCGCCGCGGACGGCAGCGTCTCGGTCGCCGACGACTTGCTGGCGGACCTGGACGTGGTCGTCGCCTCGCCACACGCCGCGCTGGACGGGGACGGCACGGACCGCCTCGTCGCCGCAGCGGAACACCCCGACGTGAACGTCATTGGCCATCCGACAGGCCGGTATCTCAACCGTCGTGAGGGGCTGGACGTCGACATCAAGCGCCTCGCGGAAGTCGCCGCTGCCAGCGACACAGCGCTGGAGATAAACGCCAACCCCGCCCGGTTGGACCTCGGCGGCGGCGCGGTCAAGCAGGCCCTCGAAGCCGGGGCGACAATCGCCATCAACACGGACGCACACAGCCCACGCGATCTCGAACTCCTGCGCTACGGCGTCCACACGGCGCGGCGGGGCTGGGTCGAGACGGACGACGTGCTGAACACCCGCGACGCCGAGGACCTCCGCGAGTTCCTCGATGCCTGA
- a CDS encoding DUF5788 family protein has product MKEFERKQLLERIERDSATVGADIPDEITVQGEEIELQSFVFEIKRRETIPRGERERVEQAKKNLRRERLQRKQRIEDNEVSYERGEELATAIIGIDRALNALEQLGAANIEQEAQTQETADRKRWMKFLQKALGHEDADSGTGRAGRSY; this is encoded by the coding sequence GTGAAAGAGTTCGAGCGCAAACAGTTGCTGGAGCGCATCGAACGCGACAGCGCGACCGTCGGTGCGGATATCCCCGATGAGATCACCGTGCAGGGCGAGGAGATCGAACTCCAGTCGTTCGTCTTCGAAATCAAGCGTCGGGAGACGATTCCGCGGGGCGAGCGCGAACGCGTCGAGCAGGCGAAAAAGAACCTGCGGCGCGAGCGCCTCCAGCGCAAGCAGCGGATCGAGGACAACGAAGTGAGCTACGAGCGCGGCGAAGAGCTTGCCACGGCCATCATCGGTATCGACCGGGCGCTCAACGCGCTCGAACAGCTCGGTGCGGCCAACATCGAACAGGAAGCGCAGACCCAGGAGACGGCCGACAGGAAGCGCTGGATGAAGTTCCTCCAGAAAGCACTGGGTCACGAGGACGCGGACTCCGGCACGGGTCGTGCCGGGCGGAGCTACTAA
- a CDS encoding caspase family protein, with translation MTLTFEPLDDRPGLAVIDQIERQRYRIHTPTPVALREAATDVFQYPVGDAVRIRTRAIELPTVVMVYVRDDAGAIAAEVAQFESETLPADDYVLDPLTQIKTYMRVEDTAVEVTVDSDRTRIEFDAPTDLLIGARSQHDRPAATVTTTEQPTDVMAAVETFGSALKAYDPERSYPTLRGHPPALEVGDSLDIPTDIDRPDTGVTLELPPDLASIFVAAPLSYYLGASLVPASEPRLTTDTGFTYSLDTARGFESEVGRTLKRLFFLDCVTRTEGFHQIDLHERAAIEPYVDLNFQSLYQQPLAEQVATYLQVPYDVIEDHIPKWRLTTHIDPVPANAEQLPYVVDDLAIVRTHQQQRLNQASVPAEVEAEFTRDDVITRAASSDAATAPSEADYVEPQAEDSLEQAWIGDSIPIGASKLTKAAFEHRLDRDTNAEDITIRVVQNDARMDEERQVVDDVYGTRDDLPFDVTVHDDLTTAELRTVLTTDAEFFHYIGHTEHDGFVCRDGKLDVTTVDSVGVDTFLLNACNSYNQGLALVEKGAIAGIVTLNEVLNDGAVRIGETVARLLNCGFPLRAALTIARGESILGGQYIVVGDGGVTVTQSEGGTPNMLEIAPNETGFKLFMNMYPTDIDGLGSITMPLVEDYSYHHLSSGEIGPLLLERPELEDFLLAQEVPVQFGEELYWSTSLDLSEAT, from the coding sequence ATGACTCTAACGTTCGAACCGCTTGACGACCGCCCTGGACTTGCGGTTATTGATCAGATCGAGCGCCAGCGCTACCGGATACACACGCCGACCCCCGTCGCGCTCCGGGAGGCAGCGACCGACGTGTTTCAGTACCCGGTCGGGGACGCTGTCCGGATCCGAACGCGCGCTATCGAACTGCCGACAGTGGTCATGGTGTACGTCCGTGACGATGCCGGCGCGATAGCCGCTGAGGTTGCCCAGTTCGAGTCTGAGACGCTGCCGGCGGATGACTACGTGCTGGACCCGCTGACCCAGATCAAGACGTATATGCGGGTCGAGGACACCGCGGTAGAGGTCACCGTCGACTCGGACCGGACCCGTATCGAGTTCGACGCTCCGACAGACCTGCTCATCGGCGCTCGCTCCCAGCACGACCGGCCGGCGGCCACGGTCACGACGACCGAGCAACCGACCGACGTGATGGCCGCGGTCGAGACCTTCGGGTCGGCGCTCAAGGCCTACGACCCCGAGCGCTCCTACCCGACGCTTCGCGGCCATCCACCGGCGCTTGAGGTCGGAGACAGTCTGGACATCCCGACGGATATCGACAGGCCGGACACTGGTGTCACGCTCGAACTGCCGCCTGACCTCGCTTCGATCTTCGTCGCCGCACCGCTGTCGTACTACCTCGGGGCTTCGCTCGTTCCCGCGTCCGAGCCGCGGCTCACAACCGACACAGGATTCACGTACTCGCTCGATACCGCACGGGGTTTCGAATCCGAGGTCGGACGCACGCTCAAACGCCTCTTCTTCCTCGATTGTGTCACGCGCACCGAGGGATTCCACCAGATCGACTTACACGAGCGAGCGGCCATCGAACCGTACGTCGACCTCAACTTCCAGTCGCTGTATCAGCAGCCGCTGGCGGAGCAGGTCGCTACCTATCTGCAGGTCCCGTACGACGTCATCGAGGACCACATCCCGAAGTGGCGGTTGACGACGCACATCGACCCGGTGCCGGCGAACGCGGAACAGCTCCCGTACGTCGTCGACGACCTGGCTATCGTCCGAACGCATCAGCAACAGCGGCTGAATCAGGCGAGCGTTCCGGCGGAGGTCGAGGCCGAATTCACCCGGGACGACGTCATCACCCGCGCCGCGAGTTCCGACGCTGCGACCGCTCCATCTGAGGCGGACTACGTCGAACCGCAGGCCGAGGACTCATTGGAACAGGCCTGGATCGGGGACAGTATCCCGATCGGTGCGAGCAAGCTGACCAAAGCGGCGTTCGAACACCGACTCGACCGCGACACGAACGCCGAGGACATCACGATTCGCGTCGTCCAGAACGACGCCCGCATGGACGAGGAACGGCAGGTCGTCGACGACGTGTACGGCACCCGCGACGACTTGCCGTTCGATGTCACAGTCCACGACGACCTGACGACGGCGGAGCTCAGGACCGTTCTCACGACCGACGCGGAGTTCTTCCACTACATCGGCCACACCGAACACGACGGCTTCGTCTGCCGCGATGGCAAGCTCGACGTGACGACAGTCGACTCTGTAGGGGTCGATACGTTCCTGCTGAACGCCTGCAACTCCTACAACCAGGGGTTAGCGCTCGTCGAAAAGGGTGCAATCGCTGGCATCGTCACGCTTAACGAAGTGCTGAACGACGGCGCGGTTCGCATCGGTGAAACGGTCGCTAGGCTGTTGAACTGCGGCTTCCCTCTTCGAGCCGCGCTTACTATCGCACGCGGTGAGAGTATTCTCGGTGGGCAGTATATCGTGGTTGGTGATGGTGGTGTTACTGTCACGCAGTCAGAAGGAGGAACGCCAAATATGCTTGAAATAGCACCTAATGAGACAGGATTCAAATTATTCATGAATATGTATCCGACAGACATCGACGGGTTGGGAAGTATTACTATGCCTTTAGTAGAAGATTATTCATATCACCACCTGTCATCTGGCGAGATTGGTCCACTGTTGCTTGAGAGACCAGAACTGGAAGATTTCCTTCTAGCGCAAGAAGTTCCAGTGCAGTTCGGAGAGGAACTGTATTGGAGTACGTCTCTTGATTTAAGCGAAGCTACCTAA
- a CDS encoding DUF7503 family protein gives MSDTTMREYLAEHPKMAGALFTLLMLLSQAGTAAAANNSSYIGP, from the coding sequence ATGTCCGATACTACCATGCGCGAATACCTCGCAGAGCACCCGAAAATGGCCGGCGCACTGTTCACCCTCCTGATGCTACTGTCACAGGCAGGGACTGCAGCAGCTGCAAACAATAGTTCATATATCGGTCCCTGA
- a CDS encoding response regulator: protein MTSEEEWRLGDKIVELSSEAISGSRRATTRHTPLLRTESADQHDEMQTEVPIPLAKVEQSQQCTVLHVDDDPQVGELVEMYLERINDDFDVVTKTSAVAALDFLRTKQVDCIVSDYDMPNTDGLEFLELIREQYPDIPFILFTGKGSEEIASEAIASGVTDYMQKGGRSDTYDVLANRIENAVEQHRTEQRFWNALSWYQRLVEQELAGVCIIQDGTFVYVNQKLADIFGYDQSELIDESPTILTPEGDESRFPGALRTAESDERDTFHSEFAGQQADGETRTIEVSGGSIEYDGEPAWIGVLRDAESNPDIGE from the coding sequence ATGACCTCTGAGGAGGAGTGGCGGCTCGGAGACAAGATAGTGGAACTCTCCAGCGAGGCCATCAGCGGAAGTCGCCGCGCGACGACGCGTCACACACCGCTTCTCCGGACCGAATCAGCGGATCAACACGACGAAATGCAGACAGAGGTACCGATTCCGCTGGCGAAAGTCGAGCAGTCCCAGCAGTGTACCGTGTTGCACGTCGACGACGATCCACAGGTGGGTGAACTGGTCGAGATGTATCTCGAACGCATCAACGACGACTTCGACGTCGTGACGAAGACGAGCGCCGTCGCCGCGCTCGATTTCCTCCGGACCAAGCAGGTCGACTGTATCGTCAGCGACTACGACATGCCAAACACCGACGGGCTGGAGTTTCTGGAACTCATCCGCGAGCAGTACCCGGACATCCCGTTCATTCTGTTCACCGGCAAAGGGAGCGAGGAGATCGCGAGCGAGGCCATCGCGTCGGGCGTGACGGACTACATGCAGAAGGGAGGCCGGTCAGATACGTACGACGTCCTCGCCAACCGAATCGAAAATGCTGTCGAGCAACACCGCACCGAACAGCGGTTCTGGAACGCCCTCTCGTGGTATCAACGGCTCGTCGAACAGGAGCTCGCGGGCGTCTGTATCATTCAGGACGGGACGTTCGTCTACGTGAACCAGAAGCTGGCCGACATTTTCGGCTACGACCAGAGTGAACTCATCGACGAATCACCGACTATACTCACTCCAGAGGGCGACGAAAGCCGATTCCCCGGCGCACTCCGAACGGCAGAGTCAGACGAGCGTGACACGTTCCATTCGGAATTTGCGGGGCAACAGGCCGACGGCGAAACGCGCACCATTGAGGTGTCCGGCGGGTCAATCGAGTACGACGGCGAACCGGCGTGGATCGGCGTGCTCCGGGACGCTGAAAGCAACCCTGACATCGGCGAATAA
- a CDS encoding rhomboid family intramembrane serine protease — protein MSECDACGKQENMPYQCGHCGGTYCAEHRLPEAHDCPGLDNWSDPGGVFDSGFDESVNTGQTSGGGGVADRLGIDTGPGGPLAYFRGNVTYLFLAIMGIVFVLQHVVTLALGEQVHQALFVLHPNNPEYVWTWFTSIFSHARWGLFHIFGNGIIIYFFGRLVEQQIGSKKFAIFFLVSGALAGLGQVGLQMFLSGPAYGVLGASGAALAIMAFLTVLKPDLRVYLYFLIPVPIWAITAFYFLLSIAGTFSMQGAGLLGGNIAHLAHLIGLVIGLWYGQKIKGQTRMPGQIQFGGGGGPGGPGGPGGPGRRRP, from the coding sequence ATGTCGGAGTGCGATGCCTGTGGAAAGCAGGAGAACATGCCGTACCAGTGTGGGCACTGTGGCGGGACCTACTGTGCGGAACACAGACTGCCCGAGGCCCACGATTGCCCCGGACTGGATAACTGGAGCGATCCGGGCGGCGTGTTCGACAGCGGGTTCGACGAGAGTGTAAACACTGGCCAGACCTCCGGGGGCGGCGGCGTCGCCGACCGGCTCGGTATCGACACCGGACCCGGCGGGCCGCTGGCGTACTTCCGGGGGAACGTCACGTACCTGTTCCTGGCGATCATGGGGATCGTCTTTGTTTTACAACACGTCGTAACGCTCGCGCTTGGCGAGCAGGTCCACCAGGCGTTGTTCGTCCTCCACCCGAACAACCCTGAGTACGTCTGGACCTGGTTTACATCAATATTCTCTCATGCACGATGGGGCCTGTTCCATATCTTCGGAAACGGGATTATCATCTACTTCTTCGGCCGACTCGTCGAACAGCAGATCGGATCGAAGAAGTTTGCGATCTTCTTCCTCGTATCCGGCGCGCTGGCGGGCCTCGGTCAGGTCGGCCTCCAGATGTTCCTGAGCGGCCCCGCTTACGGCGTCCTCGGGGCCAGCGGCGCTGCACTGGCTATCATGGCATTCCTGACTGTCTTGAAACCGGACCTACGCGTCTACCTGTACTTCCTGATCCCGGTTCCAATCTGGGCCATCACCGCCTTCTACTTCCTGTTGAGCATCGCCGGGACGTTCAGCATGCAGGGGGCCGGGCTGCTCGGCGGCAACATCGCCCACCTCGCCCACCTCATCGGCCTCGTCATCGGCCTCTGGTACGGCCAGAAAATCAAGGGGCAGACCCGGATGCCCGGCCAGATACAGTTCGGCGGTGGCGGCGGCCCCGGTGGACCGGGCGGTCCCGGTGGTCCGGGCCGGCGTCGTCCGTGA
- a CDS encoding endonuclease V codes for MDPVRPDFIPDPSLSQAEMEALQRDIAEVARFEDDLDVSPAAIASAGDAPDDDQTTLSASTDDTTNPPLVAGVDQAFVDDRAVSAIVVLRNGEVIERVSAVERTEIPYIPGLLSFREGGAILAAFAELEADPDVVLVDGSGRIHFREAGLATHIGITLDVPTVGVAKSLLCGAPEQSLDETYPEGTRIPIAADDSVETCPDGTVIGHALQTRQYDSPNRYINPLIVSPGHRVSASTAADIVEATADGYKLPEPTRVADSYADEAKAAVNNPSE; via the coding sequence ATGGACCCAGTTCGCCCCGATTTCATCCCCGACCCGTCGCTATCTCAGGCGGAGATGGAGGCGCTGCAACGCGACATTGCCGAGGTCGCGCGGTTCGAGGACGACCTGGATGTCTCGCCAGCGGCCATCGCGTCCGCTGGGGATGCACCGGACGACGACCAGACGACGCTGAGCGCCAGCACCGACGACACAACGAACCCGCCGCTCGTCGCCGGCGTCGACCAGGCGTTCGTCGACGACAGAGCCGTCTCGGCTATCGTCGTACTACGGAACGGCGAGGTCATCGAGCGGGTCAGCGCCGTCGAGCGAACCGAGATTCCATACATTCCCGGCCTGCTGTCGTTCCGCGAAGGCGGCGCAATCCTGGCCGCGTTCGCGGAGTTGGAGGCCGACCCGGACGTGGTACTCGTCGACGGCAGCGGTCGAATCCACTTTCGGGAGGCCGGCCTGGCGACACACATCGGCATCACACTGGACGTACCGACCGTCGGTGTCGCCAAGAGCCTCCTCTGTGGCGCGCCGGAGCAGTCCCTCGACGAGACGTACCCGGAAGGGACGCGGATTCCGATTGCAGCCGACGACAGCGTCGAGACCTGTCCCGACGGGACGGTCATCGGCCACGCACTCCAGACGCGGCAGTACGACTCGCCGAACCGGTATATCAATCCACTTATCGTCAGCCCCGGCCATCGCGTCAGCGCAAGTACGGCGGCGGACATCGTCGAAGCCACCGCCGACGGCTACAAGCTCCCCGAGCCGACCCGGGTGGCCGACAGCTACGCCGACGAGGCAAAGGCAGCCGTGAATAATCCGTCCGAATAA
- a CDS encoding SDR family oxidoreductase produces the protein MAKTVLITGASSGIGRASAEAFLADDWTVWATAREESDIEDLGEDGCETAELDVTNPRECERVVESLIEAEGRLDCLVNNAGYPQFGAVEDVSTAALHEQFDVNLYGPHRLIREALPHMRARENGTIVNVSSVAGRIAFPNQGGYAASKFALEGLSDALRMEVEEFGIDVVLVEPGPVETNFDDRAEEELDELDKSGAYDWLYQAHEDSNLVGIQDALSVTPGTVALTIRDAASASDPEPRYPVGQGAQLLLMLDYLPARWRDAAFGVIRKLTS, from the coding sequence ATGGCGAAGACGGTGCTGATTACGGGGGCGTCCTCGGGTATCGGGCGGGCGAGTGCCGAGGCGTTCCTGGCCGACGACTGGACAGTCTGGGCGACCGCCCGCGAGGAATCGGACATCGAAGACCTCGGCGAAGACGGCTGTGAGACTGCCGAACTCGACGTGACGAACCCGCGCGAATGCGAGCGGGTCGTTGAGTCGCTCATCGAGGCCGAGGGACGGCTCGACTGCCTGGTGAACAACGCCGGCTACCCGCAGTTCGGCGCGGTCGAGGACGTGTCGACGGCGGCGCTCCACGAACAGTTCGACGTGAACCTCTACGGCCCGCACCGACTCATCCGCGAAGCGCTCCCACACATGCGTGCCCGGGAGAACGGGACCATCGTCAACGTCTCCAGCGTCGCAGGCCGTATCGCGTTCCCGAATCAGGGTGGCTACGCCGCTTCGAAGTTCGCCCTGGAGGGGCTCAGCGACGCGCTCCGGATGGAGGTCGAGGAGTTCGGCATCGACGTGGTGCTCGTCGAACCCGGACCGGTGGAGACCAACTTCGACGACCGCGCCGAGGAAGAACTCGACGAGCTCGACAAGTCCGGCGCGTACGACTGGCTGTACCAGGCCCACGAGGATTCGAACCTCGTCGGCATCCAGGACGCGCTGTCGGTCACGCCCGGCACGGTCGCGCTGACTATCCGTGACGCCGCCAGCGCCAGCGACCCCGAGCCGCGGTATCCCGTCGGTCAGGGCGCACAACTGCTTCTCATGCTCGATTACCTGCCGGCGCGGTGGCGCGACGCGGCCTTTGGCGTCATCCGGAAACTGACGAGTTAA
- a CDS encoding ArsA family ATPase — translation MSELDVEAVDDIDAPAGIDAAEYVLYGGKGGVGKTTCAAATALASARDDTATLVVSTDPAHSLSDTLEADIPATPTRIREDIPLYAAEIDPEAAVGEGPLGVEEDALGGVGELLGGDGMFGGGAGGAAGAGQGEDPLGGEEGLLGGSMPGADEAAALRLLLDYVDDDRFDRVVIDTAPTGHTLRLLELPETMDSMVGKILQLRERFSGMMDNLTGMFGDDQDVDAEAGIEDLQELSDRIEHLRGILQDPQKTDFRIVMVPEELSVVESERLLAQLGEFNIPVSTVVVNRVMQDPSEVLGEDVDIAGPNHADCEFCARRWQVQQDALARSQDMFRGHDVRRVPLFAEEVRGERLLSVVAACLD, via the coding sequence ATGAGCGAACTCGACGTCGAGGCGGTCGACGACATCGACGCACCCGCGGGAATCGACGCGGCGGAGTACGTCCTCTACGGCGGGAAAGGCGGGGTCGGCAAGACGACGTGTGCCGCGGCCACCGCGCTGGCCTCCGCGCGCGACGACACGGCGACGCTCGTCGTCTCTACGGACCCCGCCCACTCCTTGTCGGACACGCTGGAGGCAGATATCCCGGCAACACCGACGCGCATCCGCGAGGACATCCCGCTGTACGCCGCAGAAATCGATCCGGAGGCCGCCGTCGGTGAAGGGCCGCTCGGCGTCGAAGAGGACGCACTCGGCGGCGTGGGCGAACTGCTCGGCGGCGACGGCATGTTCGGCGGTGGCGCAGGCGGCGCAGCAGGCGCAGGCCAGGGCGAGGACCCCCTCGGCGGCGAGGAGGGACTCCTCGGCGGGTCGATGCCCGGGGCCGACGAAGCCGCGGCCCTTCGCCTCCTGCTGGATTACGTCGACGACGACCGCTTCGACCGCGTCGTCATCGACACCGCCCCGACCGGTCACACGCTCCGACTGCTGGAACTCCCCGAGACGATGGATTCGATGGTTGGGAAGATCCTCCAGCTCCGCGAGCGATTTTCGGGGATGATGGACAACCTCACCGGCATGTTCGGCGACGATCAGGACGTCGACGCCGAGGCCGGCATCGAGGACCTGCAGGAGCTTTCGGACCGAATAGAGCACCTCCGGGGGATTCTACAGGACCCGCAAAAGACGGATTTCCGCATCGTGATGGTGCCCGAAGAACTCTCAGTCGTCGAGTCCGAGCGACTGCTCGCCCAGCTCGGCGAGTTCAACATTCCCGTCAGCACCGTCGTCGTCAACCGGGTGATGCAGGACCCGAGCGAAGTGCTCGGCGAGGACGTAGACATCGCCGGCCCGAACCACGCCGACTGCGAGTTCTGTGCCCGGCGCTGGCAGGTCCAGCAGGACGCGCTGGCCCGGTCACAGGACATGTTCCGCGGCCACGATGTGCGCCGCGTCCCGCTGTTCGCCGAGGAAGTGCGCGGCGAGCGGTTGCTGTCGGTCGTTGCGGCCTGTCTGGACTGA
- a CDS encoding DUF7563 family protein: MPECQNCGEFVTEQYVRVFTPEAVEGHGPRVCPNCEDKLRDGADVREARSSRQ; encoded by the coding sequence ATGCCCGAGTGTCAGAACTGCGGCGAGTTCGTAACCGAGCAGTACGTACGGGTTTTTACACCAGAAGCCGTCGAAGGCCATGGCCCCCGGGTCTGTCCGAACTGCGAGGACAAACTCCGGGACGGCGCGGACGTCCGTGAAGCGCGTTCCTCGAGGCAGTAG